The following coding sequences lie in one Oncorhynchus gorbuscha isolate QuinsamMale2020 ecotype Even-year linkage group LG10, OgorEven_v1.0, whole genome shotgun sequence genomic window:
- the id3 gene encoding DNA-binding protein inhibitor ID-3, which translates to MKAISPMRSVRSCYEAVCCISDQSLSITRNKPSMEEPVGALCDMNDCYSKLKELVPSIPQNKSVSQVEILQHVIDYIFDLQIALEDESTAATTPDLVLSLKTADLARNFSQEDGRLCH; encoded by the exons ATGAAAGCCATCAGTCCAATGAGGTCTGTCAGAAGCTGCTACGAAGCTGTTTGCTGCATTTCGGATCAGAGTCTCTCCATCACCCGGAATAAGCCATCTATGGAGGAACCCGTGGGCGCGCTGTGCGATATGAATGACTGCTACTCGAAACTCAAGGAGCTGGTGCCGAGTATCCCACAGAACAAGTCAGTCAGCCAAGTGGAAATTCTGCAGCACGTTATCGACTACATCTTCGACCTGCAAATCGCGCTAGAAGACGAGTCTACCGCGGCAACCACGCCTGACTTGGTGCTGTCACTAAAG ACTGCAGACCTTGCACGCAATTTCTCCCAAGAAGATGGACGATTGTGCCATTAA